A window from Limanda limanda chromosome 14, fLimLim1.1, whole genome shotgun sequence encodes these proteins:
- the LOC133018981 gene encoding thialysine N-epsilon-acetyltransferase-like encodes MDFKIRAGTKDDCKDISRMIKELAVFDKKPDEVKTSHEELERDGFCQNPFFEFLVAEVPEEHKSKEGFRVVGYALYCYTFSTWKGRAMYMDDLYVMEEFRGKGIGKGLMSRVAEMGKKNLCVRLQFSVLDWNTPAREFYAAQGARDITEKDGWHFIRFEGQEFDDLAESAPKL; translated from the exons ATGGATTTCAAAATCCGCGCTGGGACCAAAGATGACTGCAAAGACATATCGAGGATGATAAAG GAGCTGGCTGTTTTTGACAAGAAGCCCGACGAGGTGAAGACGTCCCATGAAG AACTGGAGCGGGACGGGTTCTGCCAGAATCCCTTCTTTGAATTTCTCGTTGCAGAAGTTCCCGAGGAGCATAAATCCAAAGAGG GATTCAGAGTTGTCGGCTACGCCCTTTACTGTTACACCTTCAGTACATGGAAGGGTCGGGCGATGTATATGGACGACCtgtatgtgatggaagaattcagag GAAAGGGTATTGGCAAGGGTCTAATGAGCAGAGTTGCAGAG ATGGGGAAAAAGAATCTGTGCGTGCGGTTGCAGTTTTCCGTGTTGGACTGGAATACTCCTGCTCGAGAGTTCTATGCTGCTCAAGGAGCTCGGGACATCACTGAGAAGGACGGCTGGCACTTTATTCGTTTTGAAGGACAGGAGTTTGATGATTTAGCAGAAAGTGCACCTAAATTATAG